A window of Chiloscyllium punctatum isolate Juve2018m chromosome 37, sChiPun1.3, whole genome shotgun sequence contains these coding sequences:
- the sall4 gene encoding sal-like protein 4 isoform X3, producing MNEGEREMSPKDSPESCPDNFANGQLNDQSKTNDSPEEKVHEQSETAEMTVDIVESQKSCASSAATSLHPASEMSYVSQSKIPNTNVTLETIQNTKVAVTQHISDSVPTSNSNATGNVNVIPILLEQLVCLQQQQLQQIQLTEQIRIQVAMMAPHSLHPSIVAAADPLKALGAHLSQQLSAAAALIGQKVGSQTFTMDGFKPVQLPHSSVGTTHYNKGLHHSESGSLQTASALATLTSKPDSISCSENSTRLKHGNLTSQAARFPNPLLPQSPNPATIHNPLIGLSAASAARNQKGKPPNVAVFETKSSSEESFFKHKCKFCGKVFGNDSALQIHIRSHTGERPYKCNICGNRFTTKGNLKVHFQRHKEKYPHIRMNPYPVPEHLDNVPTSSGIPYGMSIPVDNSANWVDTKPVLQTLSNSVGMKLSSSFEDTSEKVPVSEFLQRRSPAVSETASMSSNVSNYESNLEIKPTNENGSAPTLATSIMPETSKPKLSFSNILDNSQASETFKLQQLVENIDKTSTDPNECAVCHRILSCQSSLKMHYRTHTGERPFKCKVCGRAFSTKGNLKTHYGVHRAKPPLRVQHSCPICHKRFTNAVVLQQHIRMHMGGQIPNTPLPEGYYDGSDPEPALADESAELDSSFTDENLDESELEGDKGTKVPTVEYSKPVLPYSDLPANSPLLVFSNIAALESQMKMINSSVNLQRQSSLKSGENGSPENEGVTNDSPAVGDQEYPNNPSPGASESALFQASSPVNSYNGSHLSKSPGFPMPSESSETKTEPVETSELPNDGALDLTSANIHRKIKEEVPSIPFTNGDCSAVQVPAGSFIRAPPCLIKVEVSDHGERPAGTTAQFLAPSAVAPIMPPILAPPPRRTPKQHNCPTCGKSFSSASALQIHERTHTGEKPFACTICGRAFTTKGNLKVHVGTHMWNNSARRGRRLSLDSPMILIGNDPKKISEMLPKELMAPTTNIEPTIWNQYTTVLTNGLALKSNEISVIQNGGIPITVCMASGSVVSTSTTVSKVDASQSGIGPAITEEEKPSSESVALPPVPHFVEEGKIAVSLKKNDIL from the exons ATGaatgaaggtgagagggaaatgtCTCCAAAAGACAGCCCGGAATCTTGTCCAGATAACTTTGCAAATGGCCAACTGAATGATCAATCAAAAACTAATGATAGCCCTGAAGAAAAGGTGCATGAACAGAGTGAAACTGCTGAAATGACCGTTGATATTGTAGAATCTCAAAAATCATGTGCCTCAAGTGCTGCCACCAGTTTACATCCAGCCTCTGAAATGAGCTATGTGTCCCAATCTAAAATACCAAACACTAACGTCACACTGGAGACTATTCAGAACACTAAAGTGGCAGTGACTCAACACATTTCAGACAGTGTGCCTaccagcaattcaaatgcaactgGAAACGTCAATGTCATTCCTATCTTGCTTGAGCAATTGGTCTGTTTGCAGCAGCAACAACTCCAGCAGATTCAGTTAACTGAGCAAATCCGCATCCAAGTGGCAATGATGGCCCCTCATTCTCTGCATCCTTCCATCGTTGCAGCTGCAGACCCCCTTAAAGCACTAGGGGCTCACCTGTCACAACagctttctgctgctgctgctttaaTTGGGCAGAAAGTTGGTAGCCAGACCTTTACTATGGATGGTTTTAAACCAGTACAGCTACCTCATTCGTCTGTTGGTACAACTCATTATAATAAAGGTTTACACCACTCTGAGTCAGGGTCTCTTCAAACGGCTAGTGCTTTAGCTACATTAACCTCCAAGCCTGATTCCATTTCTTGCTCTGAAAACTCCACCAGGCTTAAACATGGCAACCTCACAAGCCAAGCTGCCAGATTTCCAAACCCATTGCTACCTCAGTCTCCAAATCCAGCAACTATCCACAACCCACTGATTGGACTATCTGCAGCTTCGGCTGCACGAAATCAGAAAGGCAAGCCTCCAAATGTTGCAGTGTTTGAAACCAAGTCCAGTTCAGAAGAGTCCTTTTTCAAACACAAGTGCAAGTTTTGTGGCAAAGTATTTGGAAATGACAGTGCTCTGCAGATTCACATCCGTTCCCACACTGGTGAAAGACCTTACAAATGCAACATCTGTGGCAATCGTTTTACAACCAAAGGCAATCTGAAGGTCCATTTCCAGCGGCACAAGGAGAAGTACCCCCATATCCGAATGAATCCATATCCCGTTCCTGAACATCTGGACAATGTTCCAACTAGCAGTGGAATTCCCTATGGCATGTCAATACCTGTTGACAATTCGGCTAACTGGGTGGACACCAAGCCTGTCTTGCAAACATTGTCCAATTCGGTTGGAATGAAGCTGTCATCTAGTTTTGAGGATACTTCAGAAAAGGTACCTGTGAGTGAGTTTCTGCAAAGACGATCTCCAGCAGTGAGTGAAACTGCTTCAATGTCTTCAAATGTCAGCAACTATGAATCTAACCTAGAAATAAAGCCTACAAATGAAAATGGCAGTGCACCTACTTTGGCTACATCCATTATGCCAGAAACCTCAAAACCCAAGTTATCTTTCAGTAACATTCTTGATAATAGCCAAGCATCTGAGACATTCAAACTCCAACAGCTGGTAGAGAATATAGACAAAACATCCACTGACCCAAATGAATGTGCTGTATGTCATCGTATACTAAGTTGCCAAAGTTCACTCAAAATGCATTACCGTACTCATACTGGTGAAAGACCATTCAAATGTAAAGTTTGTGGCAGAGCGTTTTCTACAAAAGGCAACCTGAAGACTCACTATGGGGTACATCGAGCAAAACCACCACTACGAGTGCAGCATTCATGTCCTATATGCCACAAGAGATTCACCAACGCTGTTGTTCTTCAGCAGCACATTAGAATGCACATGGGAGGTCAGATCCCGAACACACCTTTACCGGAGGGCTATTATGATGGTTCTGATCCAGAGCCAGCATTGGCTGATGAAAGTGCTGAACTTGACAGCAGTTTTACTGATGAAAATTTGGATGAATCTGAGTTAGAAGGGGACAAAGGTACAAAGGTGCCTACAGTTGAGTATTCAAAACCAGTTTTGCCTTACAGTGACTTGCCAGCCAACTCTCCTTTGTTAGTATTCTCAAATATAGCTGCTTTAGAGAGTCAGATGAAAATGATTAATTCCAGTGTGAACTTACAACGTCAGAGCAGTTTGAAATCTGGTGAGAATGGCTCCCCAGAAAATGAAGGTGTGACTAATGATTCTCCAGCAGTTGGGGATCAAGAATACCCGAATAATCCAAGTCCAGGTGCTTCAGAATCTGCATTGTTCCAAGCTTCATCTCCTGTGAATAGCTATAATGGTAGTCATCTGTCAAAGTCGCCAGGATTTCCAATGCCTTCTGAgagttcagaaacaaaaactgagccTGTTGAGACATCTGAGCTACCAAATGATGGTGCATTAGATTTAACATCTGCCAATATTCATCGCAAAATTAAGGAAGAAGTGCCTAGTATACCTTTTACTAATGGGGACTGCA GTGCTGTTCAAGTTCCTGCAGGTTCCTTTATCAGGGCTCCTCCTTGTCTGATTAAAGTGGAAGTAAGCGACCATGGAGAACGACCAGCAGGAACCACTGCACAGTTTCTTGCCCCGTCAGCTGTGGCTCCAATCATGCCACCTATTTTGGCACCTCCACCCCGTCGTACACCTAAGCAACACAACTGCCCTACTTGTGGAAAGAGCTTCTCCTCAGCAAGTGCTCTGCAGATTCACGAACGCACGCACACTGGTGAAAAGCCATTTGCATGCACCATCTGTGGAAGAGCTTTTACAACGAAAGGAAATCTCAAG GTCCATGTTGGAACGCACATGTGGAATAATTCAGCCAGACGTGGAAGACGTCTTTCGCTGGATAGTCCTATGATACTGATTGGAAATGATCCAAAGAAGATTTCAGAAATGCTCCCGAAGGAGCTGATGGCTCCTACAACAAACATTGAACCAACCATCTGGAACCAATATACCACTGTACTTACGAATGGCTTAGCTTTGAAATCAAATGAGATCTCAGTGATTCAAAATGGTGGTATTCCTATCACAGTTTGTATGGCAAGTGGTTCTGTTGTGAGCACCAGCACTACAGTTTCCAAAGTGGATGCATCCCAGTCTGGCATTGGTCCAGCAATCACTGAAGAAGAGAAACCTAGTTCTGAAAGTGTTGCTTTGCCTCCCGTCCCCCATTTTGTGGAAGAAGGCAAAATAGCTGTTAGTTTAAAGAAAAATGACATTCTGTAG
- the sall4 gene encoding sal-like protein 4 isoform X1, producing the protein MSRRKQAKPQHINSDEQLIVGNGSEECQDDGDGEVSAKKCRTEETNICRKCCAEFFDLSKFLEHRKNCTKNPPVLIMNEGEREMSPKDSPESCPDNFANGQLNDQSKTNDSPEEKVHEQSETAEMTVDIVESQKSCASSAATSLHPASEMSYVSQSKIPNTNVTLETIQNTKVAVTQHISDSVPTSNSNATGNVNVIPILLEQLVCLQQQQLQQIQLTEQIRIQVAMMAPHSLHPSIVAAADPLKALGAHLSQQLSAAAALIGQKVGSQTFTMDGFKPVQLPHSSVGTTHYNKGLHHSESGSLQTASALATLTSKPDSISCSENSTRLKHGNLTSQAARFPNPLLPQSPNPATIHNPLIGLSAASAARNQKGKPPNVAVFETKSSSEESFFKHKCKFCGKVFGNDSALQIHIRSHTGERPYKCNICGNRFTTKGNLKVHFQRHKEKYPHIRMNPYPVPEHLDNVPTSSGIPYGMSIPVDNSANWVDTKPVLQTLSNSVGMKLSSSFEDTSEKVPVSEFLQRRSPAVSETASMSSNVSNYESNLEIKPTNENGSAPTLATSIMPETSKPKLSFSNILDNSQASETFKLQQLVENIDKTSTDPNECAVCHRILSCQSSLKMHYRTHTGERPFKCKVCGRAFSTKGNLKTHYGVHRAKPPLRVQHSCPICHKRFTNAVVLQQHIRMHMGGQIPNTPLPEGYYDGSDPEPALADESAELDSSFTDENLDESELEGDKGTKVPTVEYSKPVLPYSDLPANSPLLVFSNIAALESQMKMINSSVNLQRQSSLKSGENGSPENEGVTNDSPAVGDQEYPNNPSPGASESALFQASSPVNSYNGSHLSKSPGFPMPSESSETKTEPVETSELPNDGALDLTSANIHRKIKEEVPSIPFTNGDCSAVQVPAGSFIRAPPCLIKVEVSDHGERPAGTTAQFLAPSAVAPIMPPILAPPPRRTPKQHNCPTCGKSFSSASALQIHERTHTGEKPFACTICGRAFTTKGNLKVHVGTHMWNNSARRGRRLSLDSPMILIGNDPKKISEMLPKELMAPTTNIEPTIWNQYTTVLTNGLALKSNEISVIQNGGIPITVCMASGSVVSTSTTVSKVDASQSGIGPAITEEEKPSSESVALPPVPHFVEEGKIAVSLKKNDIL; encoded by the exons GTTCTGAGGAATGTCAGgatgatggagatggggaagtaaGCGCAAAGAAATGCAGGACTGAGGAAACAAACATCTGTAGGAAATGTTGTGCTGAATTCTTTGATCTCTCCAAGTTCCTTGAGCACAGGAAAAATTGCACtaaaaacccaccagttttgatTATGaatgaaggtgagagggaaatgtCTCCAAAAGACAGCCCGGAATCTTGTCCAGATAACTTTGCAAATGGCCAACTGAATGATCAATCAAAAACTAATGATAGCCCTGAAGAAAAGGTGCATGAACAGAGTGAAACTGCTGAAATGACCGTTGATATTGTAGAATCTCAAAAATCATGTGCCTCAAGTGCTGCCACCAGTTTACATCCAGCCTCTGAAATGAGCTATGTGTCCCAATCTAAAATACCAAACACTAACGTCACACTGGAGACTATTCAGAACACTAAAGTGGCAGTGACTCAACACATTTCAGACAGTGTGCCTaccagcaattcaaatgcaactgGAAACGTCAATGTCATTCCTATCTTGCTTGAGCAATTGGTCTGTTTGCAGCAGCAACAACTCCAGCAGATTCAGTTAACTGAGCAAATCCGCATCCAAGTGGCAATGATGGCCCCTCATTCTCTGCATCCTTCCATCGTTGCAGCTGCAGACCCCCTTAAAGCACTAGGGGCTCACCTGTCACAACagctttctgctgctgctgctttaaTTGGGCAGAAAGTTGGTAGCCAGACCTTTACTATGGATGGTTTTAAACCAGTACAGCTACCTCATTCGTCTGTTGGTACAACTCATTATAATAAAGGTTTACACCACTCTGAGTCAGGGTCTCTTCAAACGGCTAGTGCTTTAGCTACATTAACCTCCAAGCCTGATTCCATTTCTTGCTCTGAAAACTCCACCAGGCTTAAACATGGCAACCTCACAAGCCAAGCTGCCAGATTTCCAAACCCATTGCTACCTCAGTCTCCAAATCCAGCAACTATCCACAACCCACTGATTGGACTATCTGCAGCTTCGGCTGCACGAAATCAGAAAGGCAAGCCTCCAAATGTTGCAGTGTTTGAAACCAAGTCCAGTTCAGAAGAGTCCTTTTTCAAACACAAGTGCAAGTTTTGTGGCAAAGTATTTGGAAATGACAGTGCTCTGCAGATTCACATCCGTTCCCACACTGGTGAAAGACCTTACAAATGCAACATCTGTGGCAATCGTTTTACAACCAAAGGCAATCTGAAGGTCCATTTCCAGCGGCACAAGGAGAAGTACCCCCATATCCGAATGAATCCATATCCCGTTCCTGAACATCTGGACAATGTTCCAACTAGCAGTGGAATTCCCTATGGCATGTCAATACCTGTTGACAATTCGGCTAACTGGGTGGACACCAAGCCTGTCTTGCAAACATTGTCCAATTCGGTTGGAATGAAGCTGTCATCTAGTTTTGAGGATACTTCAGAAAAGGTACCTGTGAGTGAGTTTCTGCAAAGACGATCTCCAGCAGTGAGTGAAACTGCTTCAATGTCTTCAAATGTCAGCAACTATGAATCTAACCTAGAAATAAAGCCTACAAATGAAAATGGCAGTGCACCTACTTTGGCTACATCCATTATGCCAGAAACCTCAAAACCCAAGTTATCTTTCAGTAACATTCTTGATAATAGCCAAGCATCTGAGACATTCAAACTCCAACAGCTGGTAGAGAATATAGACAAAACATCCACTGACCCAAATGAATGTGCTGTATGTCATCGTATACTAAGTTGCCAAAGTTCACTCAAAATGCATTACCGTACTCATACTGGTGAAAGACCATTCAAATGTAAAGTTTGTGGCAGAGCGTTTTCTACAAAAGGCAACCTGAAGACTCACTATGGGGTACATCGAGCAAAACCACCACTACGAGTGCAGCATTCATGTCCTATATGCCACAAGAGATTCACCAACGCTGTTGTTCTTCAGCAGCACATTAGAATGCACATGGGAGGTCAGATCCCGAACACACCTTTACCGGAGGGCTATTATGATGGTTCTGATCCAGAGCCAGCATTGGCTGATGAAAGTGCTGAACTTGACAGCAGTTTTACTGATGAAAATTTGGATGAATCTGAGTTAGAAGGGGACAAAGGTACAAAGGTGCCTACAGTTGAGTATTCAAAACCAGTTTTGCCTTACAGTGACTTGCCAGCCAACTCTCCTTTGTTAGTATTCTCAAATATAGCTGCTTTAGAGAGTCAGATGAAAATGATTAATTCCAGTGTGAACTTACAACGTCAGAGCAGTTTGAAATCTGGTGAGAATGGCTCCCCAGAAAATGAAGGTGTGACTAATGATTCTCCAGCAGTTGGGGATCAAGAATACCCGAATAATCCAAGTCCAGGTGCTTCAGAATCTGCATTGTTCCAAGCTTCATCTCCTGTGAATAGCTATAATGGTAGTCATCTGTCAAAGTCGCCAGGATTTCCAATGCCTTCTGAgagttcagaaacaaaaactgagccTGTTGAGACATCTGAGCTACCAAATGATGGTGCATTAGATTTAACATCTGCCAATATTCATCGCAAAATTAAGGAAGAAGTGCCTAGTATACCTTTTACTAATGGGGACTGCA GTGCTGTTCAAGTTCCTGCAGGTTCCTTTATCAGGGCTCCTCCTTGTCTGATTAAAGTGGAAGTAAGCGACCATGGAGAACGACCAGCAGGAACCACTGCACAGTTTCTTGCCCCGTCAGCTGTGGCTCCAATCATGCCACCTATTTTGGCACCTCCACCCCGTCGTACACCTAAGCAACACAACTGCCCTACTTGTGGAAAGAGCTTCTCCTCAGCAAGTGCTCTGCAGATTCACGAACGCACGCACACTGGTGAAAAGCCATTTGCATGCACCATCTGTGGAAGAGCTTTTACAACGAAAGGAAATCTCAAG GTCCATGTTGGAACGCACATGTGGAATAATTCAGCCAGACGTGGAAGACGTCTTTCGCTGGATAGTCCTATGATACTGATTGGAAATGATCCAAAGAAGATTTCAGAAATGCTCCCGAAGGAGCTGATGGCTCCTACAACAAACATTGAACCAACCATCTGGAACCAATATACCACTGTACTTACGAATGGCTTAGCTTTGAAATCAAATGAGATCTCAGTGATTCAAAATGGTGGTATTCCTATCACAGTTTGTATGGCAAGTGGTTCTGTTGTGAGCACCAGCACTACAGTTTCCAAAGTGGATGCATCCCAGTCTGGCATTGGTCCAGCAATCACTGAAGAAGAGAAACCTAGTTCTGAAAGTGTTGCTTTGCCTCCCGTCCCCCATTTTGTGGAAGAAGGCAAAATAGCTGTTAGTTTAAAGAAAAATGACATTCTGTAG
- the sall4 gene encoding sal-like protein 4 isoform X2, which translates to MQTLIRSEECQDDGDGEVSAKKCRTEETNICRKCCAEFFDLSKFLEHRKNCTKNPPVLIMNEGEREMSPKDSPESCPDNFANGQLNDQSKTNDSPEEKVHEQSETAEMTVDIVESQKSCASSAATSLHPASEMSYVSQSKIPNTNVTLETIQNTKVAVTQHISDSVPTSNSNATGNVNVIPILLEQLVCLQQQQLQQIQLTEQIRIQVAMMAPHSLHPSIVAAADPLKALGAHLSQQLSAAAALIGQKVGSQTFTMDGFKPVQLPHSSVGTTHYNKGLHHSESGSLQTASALATLTSKPDSISCSENSTRLKHGNLTSQAARFPNPLLPQSPNPATIHNPLIGLSAASAARNQKGKPPNVAVFETKSSSEESFFKHKCKFCGKVFGNDSALQIHIRSHTGERPYKCNICGNRFTTKGNLKVHFQRHKEKYPHIRMNPYPVPEHLDNVPTSSGIPYGMSIPVDNSANWVDTKPVLQTLSNSVGMKLSSSFEDTSEKVPVSEFLQRRSPAVSETASMSSNVSNYESNLEIKPTNENGSAPTLATSIMPETSKPKLSFSNILDNSQASETFKLQQLVENIDKTSTDPNECAVCHRILSCQSSLKMHYRTHTGERPFKCKVCGRAFSTKGNLKTHYGVHRAKPPLRVQHSCPICHKRFTNAVVLQQHIRMHMGGQIPNTPLPEGYYDGSDPEPALADESAELDSSFTDENLDESELEGDKGTKVPTVEYSKPVLPYSDLPANSPLLVFSNIAALESQMKMINSSVNLQRQSSLKSGENGSPENEGVTNDSPAVGDQEYPNNPSPGASESALFQASSPVNSYNGSHLSKSPGFPMPSESSETKTEPVETSELPNDGALDLTSANIHRKIKEEVPSIPFTNGDCSAVQVPAGSFIRAPPCLIKVEVSDHGERPAGTTAQFLAPSAVAPIMPPILAPPPRRTPKQHNCPTCGKSFSSASALQIHERTHTGEKPFACTICGRAFTTKGNLKVHVGTHMWNNSARRGRRLSLDSPMILIGNDPKKISEMLPKELMAPTTNIEPTIWNQYTTVLTNGLALKSNEISVIQNGGIPITVCMASGSVVSTSTTVSKVDASQSGIGPAITEEEKPSSESVALPPVPHFVEEGKIAVSLKKNDIL; encoded by the exons GTTCTGAGGAATGTCAGgatgatggagatggggaagtaaGCGCAAAGAAATGCAGGACTGAGGAAACAAACATCTGTAGGAAATGTTGTGCTGAATTCTTTGATCTCTCCAAGTTCCTTGAGCACAGGAAAAATTGCACtaaaaacccaccagttttgatTATGaatgaaggtgagagggaaatgtCTCCAAAAGACAGCCCGGAATCTTGTCCAGATAACTTTGCAAATGGCCAACTGAATGATCAATCAAAAACTAATGATAGCCCTGAAGAAAAGGTGCATGAACAGAGTGAAACTGCTGAAATGACCGTTGATATTGTAGAATCTCAAAAATCATGTGCCTCAAGTGCTGCCACCAGTTTACATCCAGCCTCTGAAATGAGCTATGTGTCCCAATCTAAAATACCAAACACTAACGTCACACTGGAGACTATTCAGAACACTAAAGTGGCAGTGACTCAACACATTTCAGACAGTGTGCCTaccagcaattcaaatgcaactgGAAACGTCAATGTCATTCCTATCTTGCTTGAGCAATTGGTCTGTTTGCAGCAGCAACAACTCCAGCAGATTCAGTTAACTGAGCAAATCCGCATCCAAGTGGCAATGATGGCCCCTCATTCTCTGCATCCTTCCATCGTTGCAGCTGCAGACCCCCTTAAAGCACTAGGGGCTCACCTGTCACAACagctttctgctgctgctgctttaaTTGGGCAGAAAGTTGGTAGCCAGACCTTTACTATGGATGGTTTTAAACCAGTACAGCTACCTCATTCGTCTGTTGGTACAACTCATTATAATAAAGGTTTACACCACTCTGAGTCAGGGTCTCTTCAAACGGCTAGTGCTTTAGCTACATTAACCTCCAAGCCTGATTCCATTTCTTGCTCTGAAAACTCCACCAGGCTTAAACATGGCAACCTCACAAGCCAAGCTGCCAGATTTCCAAACCCATTGCTACCTCAGTCTCCAAATCCAGCAACTATCCACAACCCACTGATTGGACTATCTGCAGCTTCGGCTGCACGAAATCAGAAAGGCAAGCCTCCAAATGTTGCAGTGTTTGAAACCAAGTCCAGTTCAGAAGAGTCCTTTTTCAAACACAAGTGCAAGTTTTGTGGCAAAGTATTTGGAAATGACAGTGCTCTGCAGATTCACATCCGTTCCCACACTGGTGAAAGACCTTACAAATGCAACATCTGTGGCAATCGTTTTACAACCAAAGGCAATCTGAAGGTCCATTTCCAGCGGCACAAGGAGAAGTACCCCCATATCCGAATGAATCCATATCCCGTTCCTGAACATCTGGACAATGTTCCAACTAGCAGTGGAATTCCCTATGGCATGTCAATACCTGTTGACAATTCGGCTAACTGGGTGGACACCAAGCCTGTCTTGCAAACATTGTCCAATTCGGTTGGAATGAAGCTGTCATCTAGTTTTGAGGATACTTCAGAAAAGGTACCTGTGAGTGAGTTTCTGCAAAGACGATCTCCAGCAGTGAGTGAAACTGCTTCAATGTCTTCAAATGTCAGCAACTATGAATCTAACCTAGAAATAAAGCCTACAAATGAAAATGGCAGTGCACCTACTTTGGCTACATCCATTATGCCAGAAACCTCAAAACCCAAGTTATCTTTCAGTAACATTCTTGATAATAGCCAAGCATCTGAGACATTCAAACTCCAACAGCTGGTAGAGAATATAGACAAAACATCCACTGACCCAAATGAATGTGCTGTATGTCATCGTATACTAAGTTGCCAAAGTTCACTCAAAATGCATTACCGTACTCATACTGGTGAAAGACCATTCAAATGTAAAGTTTGTGGCAGAGCGTTTTCTACAAAAGGCAACCTGAAGACTCACTATGGGGTACATCGAGCAAAACCACCACTACGAGTGCAGCATTCATGTCCTATATGCCACAAGAGATTCACCAACGCTGTTGTTCTTCAGCAGCACATTAGAATGCACATGGGAGGTCAGATCCCGAACACACCTTTACCGGAGGGCTATTATGATGGTTCTGATCCAGAGCCAGCATTGGCTGATGAAAGTGCTGAACTTGACAGCAGTTTTACTGATGAAAATTTGGATGAATCTGAGTTAGAAGGGGACAAAGGTACAAAGGTGCCTACAGTTGAGTATTCAAAACCAGTTTTGCCTTACAGTGACTTGCCAGCCAACTCTCCTTTGTTAGTATTCTCAAATATAGCTGCTTTAGAGAGTCAGATGAAAATGATTAATTCCAGTGTGAACTTACAACGTCAGAGCAGTTTGAAATCTGGTGAGAATGGCTCCCCAGAAAATGAAGGTGTGACTAATGATTCTCCAGCAGTTGGGGATCAAGAATACCCGAATAATCCAAGTCCAGGTGCTTCAGAATCTGCATTGTTCCAAGCTTCATCTCCTGTGAATAGCTATAATGGTAGTCATCTGTCAAAGTCGCCAGGATTTCCAATGCCTTCTGAgagttcagaaacaaaaactgagccTGTTGAGACATCTGAGCTACCAAATGATGGTGCATTAGATTTAACATCTGCCAATATTCATCGCAAAATTAAGGAAGAAGTGCCTAGTATACCTTTTACTAATGGGGACTGCA GTGCTGTTCAAGTTCCTGCAGGTTCCTTTATCAGGGCTCCTCCTTGTCTGATTAAAGTGGAAGTAAGCGACCATGGAGAACGACCAGCAGGAACCACTGCACAGTTTCTTGCCCCGTCAGCTGTGGCTCCAATCATGCCACCTATTTTGGCACCTCCACCCCGTCGTACACCTAAGCAACACAACTGCCCTACTTGTGGAAAGAGCTTCTCCTCAGCAAGTGCTCTGCAGATTCACGAACGCACGCACACTGGTGAAAAGCCATTTGCATGCACCATCTGTGGAAGAGCTTTTACAACGAAAGGAAATCTCAAG GTCCATGTTGGAACGCACATGTGGAATAATTCAGCCAGACGTGGAAGACGTCTTTCGCTGGATAGTCCTATGATACTGATTGGAAATGATCCAAAGAAGATTTCAGAAATGCTCCCGAAGGAGCTGATGGCTCCTACAACAAACATTGAACCAACCATCTGGAACCAATATACCACTGTACTTACGAATGGCTTAGCTTTGAAATCAAATGAGATCTCAGTGATTCAAAATGGTGGTATTCCTATCACAGTTTGTATGGCAAGTGGTTCTGTTGTGAGCACCAGCACTACAGTTTCCAAAGTGGATGCATCCCAGTCTGGCATTGGTCCAGCAATCACTGAAGAAGAGAAACCTAGTTCTGAAAGTGTTGCTTTGCCTCCCGTCCCCCATTTTGTGGAAGAAGGCAAAATAGCTGTTAGTTTAAAGAAAAATGACATTCTGTAG